In Candidatus Latescibacter sp., the genomic window ATGATTTACTAAGATTTTTTCTCGTTTCATTCTAATCTTGTAAATCTTGTTAATCATGTCTAATATTTTCTTTTTGCTTTTCTTCTTTGCGAACTTTGCGAGAAATTAAACCCATGTCCTTCCCCAACGGAAAATCCATCGTATCGGTCAAACATACCTATTTCGAGTCCGCGGGCACTCCCGAGGCTGAAATGGTGCGCTTCCTGAAAGGGAAGGCCGCCTCGATTCTCTCCATCCGTCACCCTTTTCACGATGCGGTGCAGATTCCGCTGAACACCAAAGCGGTCGAATACGGCCCGGACGGAAATGTCACCCGTGAGACAACCGCTCCGGCGGTGCATGGGAATGCCTTGCTTTTTTATCTGAAAGACCTTATTCTTTCCGTATATTATGTCATCCGGAGCGGGAAGAAATACGATCTCTATGTCGGCTCGGACAACCTTAACTCGCTTGCAGGCATCGTGCTCCGAATGCTCGGCAGGGTGAGGCGCGTGGCGTTCTATGTCATTGATTTCACCCCGGCGCGTTTTCCGGGAAGGCTGATGAACGCCGTTTACCAGGCGATCAATAAAATCTGCTGTTATCACGCCGATGTGATATGGAATGTTTCTCCGGCGATGACCGAAGGCCGTGAGCGAATAGGGATTCGGGCATCCCTTTCGGCGCCGCAGATCACTGTGCCGCTGGGCTGCGATTTCAGGAAAATTCAGATGGCAGGCGGCGGGGTGCGGGACCCCCGCGTAATCGTCTATTTCGGCGCGCTCCGTGAGGAGCACGGCCCCGGTCTTATCCTGGAGGCTCTCCCCGCCATACTGGAGAAAATCCCGGATGCCCGTGTGGTGTTAGCTGGCGGCGGGGAACTGCGGGAAAAGCTTGAAAACCGCGCCCATGAGTTGGGACTGGCTGACCGGGTATGGTTCACAGGATTTATTTCTTCCGATGAGGAGGTATACCGCATTCTATTAGAATGTGGGCTTGCGCTGGCTACCTATCCGCCCGAGGATGGAACCTACAAGCGATACTGCGACCCCGGCAAGGTCAAGATATACCTTGCTTGCGGCCTGCCGGTGCTGATTACCGATGTTCCCGCAGTCGCCCGTGAGATCGCCGAAAGGGGCGCCGGAGCGATTGTTGAATATGACCCAAAAAACCTGGCAGAGGCGGTTACCGGTATTCTCCTGAATCCGGCGGAGCAGGAAGTCATGCGGGAAAGAGCGCTGGCCCTGGCCGCCGAATACGACTGGGATGCCATTTGGGAGCGGACATTCGGAGAGATGGAGAAACTCTTCACCTCTCCAAAAGGATGAAGGATGAAATTGACAGGATTAACAGGATACAATAAAAGCATATCAAAATTATAAATACGAAAATTTAGACAGGATTAACAAGATTAACAGGATTTTGAAAGAACAAAAGTGTTACAGTATTTTCCATTTGACAATCTTGTGATCGGATATGCCGAAACAAGTTTCAAAACAGCATGACATAATCTGGAAAAATAAATCTTGTAAAATCTTGTAAATCCTGTCTAAAAATAGGATTATTTTTATGAAAAAAATATCGGTCGTCATCCCCCTCTACAACGAGCGGGAGAGTCTTGAAGAGCTCCACGGAGAAATTGTCGCTTCTCTTGCCCCGATGCAGGAGGACTACGAGATCGTGTTTGTGGATGACGGCTCCACCGACGGCTCGTTTGAAATACTCTCTCGGCTCCGCAATCAGGACAGCCGGGTGAAAGTCATACGGTTCCTGGCGAATTCAGGGAAAGCCGCCGCGCTCCAGGCCGGATTTGACGCCGCCGAAGGGGAGTTCATCATTACCATGGATGCCGACCTTCAGGATGACCCATCGGAATTTCCCGCGCTTATCGCTGCTCTCAATGGCGGCCTGGACCTGGTTTCCGGCTGGAAGAAAGACCGCTGCGATCCTCTTTCCAAAACAGCGCCCTCAAAATTCTACAACATGGTGGTCCGGTATTTCAGCAAACTCAAGCTTCATGATTTCAACTGCGGGCTGAAAGCCTATCGCCGCGAGGTGGTGCAATCCTTCCGAGTCTATGGCGAGCTGCACCGCTATATTCCGGTGTTGGCCAAATTCAACGGCTTTCGGGTGGGGGAGATTCCGGTCTGCCATCATCCCCGCAAGTACGGTTCCTCCAAGTACGGGATGAAGAGGTTCATTGCCGGTTTTCTCGACCTTCTCACCGTGATTCTGCTCACCCGGTACACCTCCAAACCGCTGCACTTCTTCGGCTCGGTCGGGCTGGTGTTCTGTTTTATCGGAGGGATCATCAACCTCTATATCGTAGTGCTTTTTGTCAAAAGCGGATTCCTTAACATCCAGGGGAGACAGCCGCTCCTTGTCGGCGGCGTTTTCCTCTTCCTGCTCGGTGTGCAGTTCATTTCGACCGGGCTTCTTGCGGAGCTTATCACGCACAGCAGGATGGAAAAACAGAGCACCTACCGTATCGATCCGGCATCCGGCCCATGAAAGTCTGCACTCTCACCCATACCTATCCCAGGTTCCCGCACGACATAAACGCCCCTTTTGTCGAGCAGCTCATGGAGCATATCTCCCGGCTGGGAAACGAGGTTTCGGTGCTCACCGCATACGACCCGGAGTGGAACCGCGAGCCCCAAGACCATACGGTCGATCTCCGCACCTACCGCTATATATGGCCGGAGAGCCTCCATATACTCGGCTATTCGAGGACCATAGAGGGGAATGTCCGTTTCCGTAAACGGGTGATGCTGCTATCGCCGTTCCTGTTCTTCTTCGCATGGCGGGCTTTTCTGAAGCTCGTGCGTAAGAAGAAACCCGATGTTCTCCATGCGCACTGGATACTCCCGAACGGGTTCATCGCGGG contains:
- a CDS encoding glycosyltransferase: MSFPNGKSIVSVKHTYFESAGTPEAEMVRFLKGKAASILSIRHPFHDAVQIPLNTKAVEYGPDGNVTRETTAPAVHGNALLFYLKDLILSVYYVIRSGKKYDLYVGSDNLNSLAGIVLRMLGRVRRVAFYVIDFTPARFPGRLMNAVYQAINKICCYHADVIWNVSPAMTEGRERIGIRASLSAPQITVPLGCDFRKIQMAGGGVRDPRVIVYFGALREEHGPGLILEALPAILEKIPDARVVLAGGGELREKLENRAHELGLADRVWFTGFISSDEEVYRILLECGLALATYPPEDGTYKRYCDPGKVKIYLACGLPVLITDVPAVAREIAERGAGAIVEYDPKNLAEAVTGILLNPAEQEVMRERALALAAEYDWDAIWERTFGEMEKLFTSPKG
- a CDS encoding glycosyltransferase family 2 protein; amino-acid sequence: MKKISVVIPLYNERESLEELHGEIVASLAPMQEDYEIVFVDDGSTDGSFEILSRLRNQDSRVKVIRFLANSGKAAALQAGFDAAEGEFIITMDADLQDDPSEFPALIAALNGGLDLVSGWKKDRCDPLSKTAPSKFYNMVVRYFSKLKLHDFNCGLKAYRREVVQSFRVYGELHRYIPVLAKFNGFRVGEIPVCHHPRKYGSSKYGMKRFIAGFLDLLTVILLTRYTSKPLHFFGSVGLVFCFIGGIINLYIVVLFVKSGFLNIQGRQPLLVGGVFLFLLGVQFISTGLLAELITHSRMEKQSTYRIDPASGP